The following proteins come from a genomic window of Acinetobacter sp. SAAs474:
- a CDS encoding amidase — protein sequence MNIITQDLQIGSGRLNVMIKDSIDIQGFKTTLASKAMENTIPAAKNATVVERILAADCQITAKTNLHELAFGITGINDAFGTAINPKYPQLIPGGSSSGSAAAVAAQLADFTLGTDTGGSIRMPAACCGVFGLKPTFDRISRCGIHPQYSSLDCVGPLANSVEMIETAMQIIDPSFVIAAAITQAPKLAYLAVSATEEVYQTIMDYLTQAGLQPDCVDVIFFDDAFEAGMHMINFENWQAYHALTQTGLVGVDVNTRLLAAAETTQQQVEQAQRIKLKFSQEIDALLAEYDALVLPTLAQTPPKLVDAKQDAGLLNLTKLVRPFNLSGHPAISIPLISQQNLPVGLQIIASHYADEKLCAIAQFIVQAAASHKELMSDE from the coding sequence ATGAATATTATTACGCAAGATCTGCAGATTGGGTCAGGAAGACTCAATGTGATGATCAAGGATTCAATCGATATTCAAGGATTTAAAACGACATTGGCCAGTAAGGCAATGGAAAATACCATACCAGCCGCAAAAAATGCCACGGTGGTAGAACGTATTTTGGCGGCAGACTGTCAAATTACGGCCAAAACTAATTTGCATGAATTGGCATTTGGTATTACTGGAATTAATGATGCGTTTGGTACGGCCATCAATCCCAAATATCCACAATTGATTCCGGGTGGTTCTTCAAGTGGTTCAGCTGCTGCAGTTGCGGCACAATTGGCTGATTTTACTTTAGGAACAGATACCGGTGGTTCCATTCGTATGCCAGCAGCATGTTGTGGTGTGTTTGGTTTAAAACCAACCTTTGATCGTATCAGTCGTTGTGGTATTCATCCGCAATATAGTTCTTTAGATTGCGTGGGTCCATTGGCCAATTCAGTTGAGATGATTGAAACGGCAATGCAAATTATTGATCCAAGTTTTGTTATCGCAGCAGCAATCACGCAAGCACCTAAGTTGGCATACTTGGCTGTCAGTGCAACAGAAGAAGTTTATCAGACGATTATGGATTATTTAACACAAGCCGGATTACAACCAGACTGTGTTGATGTGATATTTTTTGATGATGCATTTGAGGCCGGAATGCATATGATTAATTTTGAAAACTGGCAAGCCTATCATGCTTTGACTCAAACTGGTCTTGTGGGTGTAGATGTCAACACACGCTTATTGGCTGCAGCCGAAACTACGCAGCAACAAGTCGAACAGGCACAGCGTATTAAACTTAAATTTAGCCAAGAAATAGATGCATTATTGGCAGAGTATGATGCCTTGGTATTGCCAACTTTAGCACAGACACCACCCAAGCTGGTCGATGCCAAACAAGATGCTGGTTTATTAAATTTAACCAAGCTGGTGCGACCATTTAATTTATCAGGTCATCCTGCGATCTCAATCCCTTTGATAAGCCAACAAAATTTACCAGTTGGTTTACAAATTATTGCATCTCATTATGCAGATGAAAAGCTATGTGCCATTGCTCAATTTATTGTACAGGCAGCAGCAAGTCATAAGGAGTTGATGAGTGATGAATAA
- a CDS encoding MarR family transcriptional regulator, which produces MLTHLEHFLPNSEPGSLQNYPFFWISQVNGKYTQLIEKSIKKLGIDNTRRKIILSTNALREASITDIANLSTIKLTTATKAIYRLVEDDIVEVFSSVSDERISMVKLTDKGLLLVEQINQICSVTLSGILNSFNDEELIQLNAQMKKLFNLMPSN; this is translated from the coding sequence ATGCTAACTCATTTAGAACATTTCTTACCCAATAGCGAGCCAGGGAGTTTACAAAACTATCCCTTTTTCTGGATTTCACAAGTGAATGGAAAATATACACAACTTATTGAAAAATCTATTAAAAAACTAGGTATAGACAATACTCGACGTAAAATTATTTTAAGTACAAATGCACTTAGAGAAGCCAGTATTACTGATATTGCCAACTTATCCACCATCAAACTGACCACCGCAACCAAAGCGATTTACCGTCTAGTTGAAGATGATATTGTTGAGGTATTTTCTTCAGTATCAGATGAACGTATTTCAATGGTCAAGCTGACAGATAAAGGATTATTACTGGTTGAACAAATCAATCAAATTTGCTCTGTGACACTTTCTGGGATCTTAAATTCATTTAATGATGAAGAATTAATACAACTCAATGCACAAATGAAGAAACTATTTAACCTTATGCCTTCCAATTAA
- a CDS encoding DUF4440 domain-containing protein — translation MALSAEKALNSIHTMHVLIEKIFTGTHVAEDLALLSAHFSTDFTMIGAAGKCLTLEQVQQLFIQNQAKMPDIKIEIYDEKIILQQDNAIVLTYTEKHSKSTGTLIRHSCALIEEIDGKMQWRYLQETFLA, via the coding sequence ATGGCACTTTCGGCTGAAAAAGCACTCAATAGTATTCATACGATGCATGTACTCATCGAAAAAATTTTTACTGGTACACATGTAGCAGAAGATCTGGCTTTATTATCTGCACATTTTTCTACAGATTTCACCATGATTGGTGCAGCCGGTAAATGCTTAACATTAGAACAAGTACAACAGTTATTTATCCAAAATCAAGCCAAAATGCCCGATATTAAAATTGAAATCTACGATGAAAAAATTATATTACAACAAGACAATGCAATTGTTTTAACTTATACCGAAAAACATAGCAAAAGCACTGGTACATTAATTCGTCATTCTTGTGCTTTAATTGAAGAAATTGATGGAAAAATGCAGTGGCGTTATTTACAGGAAACATTTTTAGCTTAA
- a CDS encoding NADP-dependent isocitrate dehydrogenase: MAGGKSKIIYTLTDEAPLLATYSLLPIIETFTKPAGVEIVKTDISVAARVLAEFTDYLSDEQKVPDNLAELGRLTQDPETNIIKLPNISASVGQLMACIKELQAKGYALPDYPENPTTEEEKSIKQRYSKCLGSAVNPVLREGNSDRRAPAAVKNYAKKHPHSMSEWKQWSQTHVSHMQEGDFYHGEKSMTLDRARNVKMELITNSGKTLVLKPKVALQDGEIIDSMFMSKKALCDFYEKELEDCREAGILFSLHVKATMMKVSHPIVFGHCVKIYYKDAFEKHGKLFDELGINVNNGMSVLYEKIETLPESQRDEIIRDLHACQEHRPALAMVDSAKGITNFHSPNDIIVDASMPAMIRGGGKMWGADGKQYDCKAVMPESTFARIYQEMINFCKWNGNFDPRTMGTVPNVGLMAQKAEEYGSHDKTFEIPEAGIANITDLDTGEVLMSQNVEAGDIWRMCQVKDAPIRDWVKLAVTRARNSGMPAIFWLDPYRPHENELIKKVEKYLKDYDTTGLDIHIMSQVRAMRYTLERVARGLDTISVTGNILRDYLTDLFPIMELGTSAKMLSIVPLMAGGGMYETGAGGSAPKHVQQLVEENHLRWDSLGEFLALAVSLEELGIKENNARAKLLAKTLDQATGMLLDNNKSPSRRTGELDNRGSHFYLALYWAEALAAQDEDAELKAKFTVLAKTLAENEQKIIAELEQVQGQAVEIGGYYAIDPVKVNAVMRPSATLNQALESLSA, encoded by the coding sequence ATGGCTGGTGGAAAGTCAAAAATCATTTATACACTGACCGATGAGGCGCCATTGTTGGCGACTTATTCTCTACTGCCGATCATTGAGACCTTTACTAAGCCGGCTGGCGTTGAGATTGTTAAAACAGACATCTCAGTTGCTGCACGTGTGCTCGCAGAATTTACAGACTACCTAAGCGACGAGCAGAAGGTGCCTGACAACCTCGCTGAGCTAGGTCGTCTCACACAAGATCCAGAAACTAATATCATTAAACTCCCTAATATTAGTGCATCTGTTGGTCAGTTAATGGCATGTATCAAAGAGCTTCAAGCGAAAGGTTATGCACTTCCTGACTATCCTGAAAATCCAACGACTGAAGAAGAAAAGTCGATCAAGCAACGTTATAGCAAATGTTTAGGTTCTGCTGTAAACCCAGTATTACGTGAAGGTAACTCTGATCGTCGTGCGCCTGCTGCTGTAAAAAATTATGCGAAAAAACATCCACACTCGATGAGTGAATGGAAACAATGGTCACAAACCCATGTTTCTCATATGCAAGAAGGCGACTTCTATCATGGTGAGAAATCAATGACTCTTGATCGTGCTCGTAATGTTAAAATGGAATTAATCACAAACAGTGGTAAAACACTGGTGCTTAAGCCAAAAGTAGCTTTACAAGACGGTGAAATCATTGATTCGATGTTTATGAGTAAAAAAGCGCTTTGCGATTTTTATGAAAAAGAGCTTGAAGATTGTCGTGAAGCAGGCATTTTATTCTCATTACATGTTAAAGCAACGATGATGAAGGTTTCACACCCGATCGTATTTGGTCACTGTGTGAAAATTTATTATAAAGATGCTTTTGAGAAACACGGAAAATTATTTGATGAGCTTGGCATTAACGTGAATAACGGTATGTCAGTGCTTTATGAAAAAATTGAAACTTTACCTGAATCACAACGTGATGAAATTATCCGTGATTTACATGCTTGCCAAGAACATCGTCCTGCATTAGCTATGGTTGATTCTGCTAAAGGAATCACCAACTTCCATTCACCTAATGATATTATTGTTGATGCATCAATGCCAGCAATGATTCGTGGTGGTGGTAAAATGTGGGGTGCTGATGGCAAGCAGTATGATTGTAAAGCAGTGATGCCTGAATCAACATTTGCACGTATTTATCAAGAAATGATTAATTTCTGTAAATGGAATGGTAACTTTGATCCACGCACAATGGGTACAGTACCAAACGTTGGCTTAATGGCACAAAAAGCAGAAGAATACGGTTCACACGATAAAACCTTTGAAATTCCTGAAGCAGGTATTGCCAATATTACTGATCTTGATACTGGTGAAGTATTAATGTCACAAAATGTTGAAGCGGGCGATATCTGGCGTATGTGTCAGGTAAAAGATGCACCAATTCGTGATTGGGTTAAGTTGGCGGTAACACGTGCGCGTAATTCTGGTATGCCAGCAATCTTCTGGTTAGACCCATACCGCCCGCATGAAAATGAATTAATCAAGAAAGTAGAAAAATACTTGAAAGATTATGACACTACAGGTCTTGATATTCATATCATGTCACAAGTTCGTGCAATGCGTTATACGCTTGAGCGTGTTGCTCGTGGTCTTGATACCATTTCTGTAACGGGTAATATTTTACGTGATTACTTAACAGATTTATTCCCAATTATGGAATTGGGTACTTCAGCTAAAATGCTGTCTATTGTGCCATTAATGGCAGGTGGCGGTATGTACGAAACGGGTGCAGGCGGTTCAGCACCTAAACACGTACAACAATTGGTTGAAGAAAACCACTTACGTTGGGATTCTTTAGGTGAGTTTCTTGCATTAGCCGTTTCTTTAGAAGAATTGGGCATTAAAGAAAATAACGCACGTGCAAAATTGCTTGCCAAGACACTTGATCAGGCAACAGGTATGTTATTAGACAATAATAAGTCACCATCACGCCGTACAGGTGAGCTGGATAACCGTGGTAGCCACTTCTATTTAGCGTTATATTGGGCAGAAGCACTTGCAGCACAAGATGAAGATGCTGAACTTAAAGCTAAATTTACTGTATTGGCAAAAACCTTGGCTGAAAATGAGCAAAAAATTATTGCTGAATTAGAGCAGGTGCAAGGTCAGGCAGTTGAAATTGGTGGTTATTACGCTATCGATCCTGTTAAGGTAAATGCGGTTATGCGTCCGAGCGCTACACTGAATCAAGCATTGGAAAGTCTTTCAGCTTAA
- a CDS encoding TIGR00341 family protein: MNKNNGFLNNTQKLNQLLLSRFNWFTNKADDHEIIRRISDNVSLSGSTPWILIFAILTASIGLNINSPAVIIGAMLISPLMGPIMGAGLGVAIYDFSMFKHALLNLVMATIISLLVSTLYFVISPLHEAQSELLSRISPSIWDVLIALFGGFAGIIGISRKETSNVIPGVAIATALMPPVCTAGFGIATGQWNFVVGALYLYAINCVFICLSTIIGIRILRLKRVDFANPQLEKKVKISLFVITIATAIPSAYLTVNLVRNEIFTSTVTQFVYDEFSNDDTQIANLKINANTRTVDIALIGAYVTPEQLNQIKSKLILSKLENTKILVHQTNNNNMDISALKSGLLNDLYFNTQATLQQKDQEIQKLQNQILTENALLNDADEIFEELKVQYPSIVSVFIGQGVHVASDDNKEKLIELNIYSQKNLHAADKTRIENWFKVRAKPNNVMINFLLRP; this comes from the coding sequence ATGAACAAAAATAATGGATTTTTAAATAATACTCAAAAACTCAATCAGCTTTTACTGAGTCGATTTAACTGGTTTACCAATAAAGCCGATGATCATGAAATTATACGTCGCATATCCGATAACGTCAGTCTGTCAGGCTCAACCCCTTGGATCTTAATTTTTGCCATTTTAACGGCCTCTATTGGTTTAAATATTAACTCTCCAGCCGTCATTATTGGTGCCATGTTAATTTCACCACTGATGGGTCCGATTATGGGTGCGGGTCTGGGAGTGGCAATTTATGACTTTAGTATGTTTAAACATGCTTTATTAAATTTGGTGATGGCCACTATTATTAGTTTATTAGTGTCAACATTATATTTTGTCATTTCACCCTTACATGAAGCACAGTCTGAATTGTTATCACGTATTTCCCCGTCTATTTGGGATGTACTGATTGCCTTATTTGGGGGCTTTGCCGGTATTATTGGTATTTCTCGTAAAGAAACATCAAATGTCATTCCTGGCGTTGCCATTGCAACAGCTTTAATGCCACCTGTATGTACCGCAGGTTTTGGGATCGCTACGGGACAATGGAATTTTGTGGTTGGTGCCTTATATTTATATGCCATTAATTGTGTTTTTATTTGCTTATCTACGATTATTGGTATTCGTATTTTACGGCTTAAACGAGTAGATTTCGCCAATCCACAATTGGAAAAAAAAGTTAAAATCAGTCTGTTTGTCATCACTATTGCAACCGCAATTCCCAGTGCTTATTTAACGGTCAATCTAGTCAGAAATGAAATTTTTACCTCAACGGTCACTCAATTTGTCTATGATGAGTTTTCTAATGATGATACCCAGATTGCCAACCTTAAAATTAATGCCAATACACGCACTGTCGATATTGCACTGATTGGTGCCTACGTTACGCCAGAACAACTCAACCAAATCAAATCCAAGCTGATTTTATCTAAACTTGAAAATACCAAAATATTGGTTCATCAGACCAATAACAATAATATGGATATCTCTGCTTTAAAGTCAGGCTTACTCAATGACTTATATTTTAATACACAAGCCACGTTACAACAAAAAGACCAAGAGATTCAAAAGTTACAAAATCAAATCTTAACTGAAAATGCGTTGCTTAACGATGCAGATGAAATTTTTGAAGAACTTAAAGTACAGTATCCAAGCATCGTTTCTGTTTTTATTGGCCAAGGTGTTCATGTTGCATCAGATGACAATAAAGAAAAACTGATTGAACTCAATATTTACAGTCAAAAAAACCTACATGCGGCAGATAAAACCAGAATTGAAAACTGGTTTAAAGTTAGAGCAAAACCCAATAATGTGATGATTAACTTTTTATTGCGTCCATAA
- a CDS encoding carbohydrate porin: MQKTGLKQASLTLGLVALSTLSCQLATANTFYSVDRQWLLGDWQGKRKDLEDQGYKFTASIMNETATNLAGGYDHDRHVANAAQLTLGMNFDLNKIANWKNTTAAITVTKRDGTALTLDRIKDPRVSALGNSQEIYGRGNIWRLSQAWIKTGFNDNRLQFKIGRMGMSEDFNSSQCEFQNLLLCGGQLGKSIGSIWYNSPVGIWGTNLKYNFAPDWSFGIGVYEVNPDNIKTDSNRDGFNLDMNHVDGATIPVELAWKPKLAIFNHLPGEYKFGGLYSTADAKDVQSDEIQESKHSFWFNAQQQLTQQGDDPQRGLYMTVNAVVNDRKTTAVESTQQLAFWYKGPFDHRPNDSIGLGFANYVVNHRLTDRQIAINESRGYYSYNATASDYVPIQHDELNIELNYTYQWSPALMLRPNLQYIYQPAGVKAVDNAWVAGLSVKVNF; the protein is encoded by the coding sequence ATGCAAAAAACTGGATTGAAACAAGCGAGTTTAACATTAGGTTTAGTCGCGTTGAGTACCTTAAGTTGTCAATTGGCGACAGCAAATACGTTTTATTCTGTAGATCGTCAATGGTTGTTAGGGGATTGGCAGGGTAAGCGAAAAGATTTAGAGGATCAAGGCTATAAATTTACAGCTTCAATCATGAATGAGACGGCAACCAATTTAGCGGGTGGCTATGATCATGATAGACATGTTGCCAATGCAGCCCAACTTACTTTGGGGATGAACTTTGATTTAAATAAAATTGCCAATTGGAAAAATACCACAGCAGCAATTACGGTAACTAAACGTGATGGTACTGCTTTAACGCTAGATCGTATTAAAGATCCACGTGTGAGTGCATTGGGTAACAGCCAAGAAATTTATGGTCGTGGTAATATTTGGCGTTTAAGCCAAGCTTGGATCAAGACGGGATTTAATGATAACCGACTACAATTTAAGATTGGTCGAATGGGGATGTCTGAAGACTTTAATAGTTCGCAATGTGAGTTTCAGAACCTGTTGCTCTGTGGCGGCCAACTTGGTAAATCCATCGGTTCTATTTGGTATAACTCACCTGTAGGTATATGGGGAACCAATCTTAAATATAACTTTGCACCGGATTGGTCATTCGGTATTGGTGTTTATGAAGTCAATCCTGACAATATTAAAACCGATTCTAATCGTGATGGATTTAATCTTGATATGAATCATGTCGATGGTGCAACGATTCCAGTAGAGTTGGCGTGGAAACCTAAATTGGCAATATTTAATCATTTACCGGGAGAATATAAGTTCGGTGGATTATATTCAACAGCTGATGCCAAAGATGTGCAAAGTGATGAAATACAGGAGAGTAAACATAGTTTCTGGTTTAATGCACAGCAACAACTTACACAGCAAGGTGATGATCCTCAGCGTGGTTTATATATGACAGTCAATGCTGTTGTTAATGATCGTAAGACCACAGCAGTAGAGAGTACCCAGCAATTGGCATTCTGGTATAAAGGCCCATTTGATCATCGTCCTAATGATTCAATTGGTTTGGGTTTTGCCAATTATGTTGTCAATCACCGTTTGACGGATCGTCAAATTGCCATCAATGAAAGTCGTGGTTATTACAGTTATAATGCTACTGCCAGTGATTATGTACCGATTCAGCACGATGAACTTAATATTGAACTCAACTATACTTACCAATGGTCACCCGCTTTAATGCTGAGACCAAATTTACAGTATATTTATCAACCTGCTGGAGTTAAAGCAGTGGATAATGCTTGGGTAGCAGGGCTCAGTGTGAAAGTAAATTTTTAA
- a CDS encoding right-handed parallel beta-helix repeat-containing protein: MKLSILTLTTLAFFHFAMPSLASAETYIVDRYQDDTAKGSLRWAIEQSNAHSAAENEIQIQAVGKAPYIIQLKQPLPPIKSAVKIIGTAWAKTGDFTVIDGSLYIKGEGAKACPGADPSQYGTNVRTTTLPGFVLQDVNGVTLKGLDIHRFCIGVLINRSSHNLIQHNRISNNYGGSGVMLTGDDGQGNPTATTTINNKILDNLFIDNGDGLELTRGAAFNLVANNLFTSTKANPEPSQGIEILWGNDNIVVGNKFENYSDGLQINWGKRNYIAYNELTRNSIGFNITGDGNILDRNQVYANRLGIAIRSEKDANARTTLTKNLIWDNGQNIQRCEAGGSCVPDQRLGAIVFAVPALEHADFVGSRGGGVIIEPSKLQHSCTQPDQQGCNAIPNQNIQAPRLSYHQGQVTATIQAQPNQRYQIEFFANDQIQAQEAQHYLGMKIVTTNANGQATATWKVTHSIGNVTANVTNHLGATSELSSAVRLQ, encoded by the coding sequence ATGAAATTATCCATTTTAACTTTGACTACATTGGCATTTTTTCATTTTGCCATGCCAAGCTTGGCCAGTGCAGAAACGTATATTGTTGATCGTTATCAGGATGATACTGCAAAGGGATCATTACGCTGGGCGATTGAACAATCCAATGCACATTCAGCAGCAGAAAATGAGATTCAAATTCAAGCTGTAGGGAAAGCACCCTATATCATTCAATTAAAGCAACCTTTACCGCCAATTAAGTCAGCGGTCAAAATTATTGGAACGGCATGGGCTAAAACTGGTGATTTTACTGTCATTGATGGTTCCTTATATATAAAAGGCGAGGGAGCGAAAGCATGTCCCGGCGCAGATCCATCACAATATGGTACCAATGTCCGTACCACAACCTTACCTGGCTTTGTTTTACAAGATGTGAATGGGGTAACTTTAAAGGGATTGGATATTCACCGTTTTTGTATTGGTGTATTGATTAATCGTTCAAGTCATAATTTGATTCAACATAACCGGATTAGTAATAACTATGGTGGTTCAGGGGTCATGCTCACTGGTGATGATGGTCAGGGTAATCCGACTGCAACGACCACGATCAATAATAAAATTTTGGACAATTTATTCATTGATAATGGGGATGGATTAGAGTTGACGCGTGGAGCTGCTTTTAATTTGGTCGCTAATAATCTTTTTACCTCAACCAAAGCCAACCCAGAACCGTCTCAAGGTATTGAAATTTTATGGGGCAATGACAATATTGTTGTGGGAAATAAATTTGAAAATTATTCCGATGGATTGCAAATTAATTGGGGTAAGCGTAATTATATTGCCTATAACGAACTGACCCGTAATTCAATTGGTTTCAATATTACAGGTGATGGCAATATTTTAGATCGTAATCAAGTGTATGCAAATCGTTTAGGGATTGCTATACGTTCGGAAAAAGACGCCAATGCACGAACTACCTTGACCAAAAACTTGATTTGGGACAATGGTCAAAATATTCAACGTTGTGAAGCTGGAGGCTCTTGTGTTCCAGATCAACGTTTAGGTGCTATTGTTTTTGCTGTACCAGCCCTAGAACATGCTGATTTTGTTGGTTCTCGTGGTGGAGGTGTGATCATTGAGCCTAGCAAACTACAGCACAGCTGTACTCAGCCAGATCAACAAGGTTGCAATGCAATCCCCAATCAAAATATTCAAGCACCTCGCCTAAGTTATCATCAAGGTCAAGTGACAGCGACTATTCAGGCACAGCCAAATCAGCGTTATCAAATTGAGTTTTTTGCTAATGATCAAATACAGGCTCAAGAAGCACAACATTATTTAGGCATGAAAATCGTCACGACCAATGCAAATGGTCAAGCAACCGCGACGTGGAAAGTAACACACAGTATTGGCAATGTAACTGCTAATGTCACCAATCATTTAGGTGCAACCTCTGAGCTCAGTTCAGCGGTTCGGCTGCAATGA
- the aroD gene encoding type I 3-dehydroquinate dehydratase has product MLKKTVLQLCLASMLLATIPSVWAAPSYQVKNLKIGELPVKTIVPITARTASQAIAQAQQIAAHPDVDIAEFRIDLLDFAADNRQVIALGHQLNQILKDKPLIATIRTHNEGGQMKISDQDYEKTYQAYLQHPFMQLFDIEMFRDAKCVANLTQLAHQQNILVIMSNHDFNQTPAQQDIEQRLLQQDQMGADILKIAVMPKSKQDVMTLMNATQAVSQKSTKPLLTMSMGQLGTLSRIATANIGGSLSFGMIGEASAPGQIDVQQLQQFLKTLQPSP; this is encoded by the coding sequence ATGTTGAAAAAAACTGTATTGCAATTGTGCCTAGCGAGTATGCTTTTGGCGACGATACCCTCTGTCTGGGCGGCACCATCTTATCAGGTTAAAAATCTGAAGATTGGGGAGCTACCAGTTAAAACAATTGTACCGATTACAGCCAGAACGGCAAGCCAAGCAATAGCACAAGCGCAACAGATTGCAGCACATCCAGATGTAGATATTGCTGAATTTCGTATTGATTTACTGGATTTTGCTGCTGATAACCGTCAAGTGATTGCATTAGGTCATCAGTTAAATCAAATTTTAAAAGATAAACCCTTGATTGCCACCATTCGCACTCACAATGAAGGGGGGCAGATGAAGATTTCAGATCAAGATTATGAAAAAACCTATCAAGCATATCTTCAGCACCCTTTTATGCAGTTGTTTGATATAGAAATGTTTCGTGACGCAAAGTGTGTGGCAAATTTGACGCAATTGGCGCATCAGCAAAATATTTTGGTGATTATGTCAAATCATGATTTTAATCAAACACCTGCTCAACAAGATATAGAACAACGTTTACTTCAACAGGATCAAATGGGCGCCGACATTTTGAAAATTGCAGTGATGCCTAAATCGAAGCAAGATGTCATGACGTTAATGAATGCAACTCAAGCAGTAAGTCAAAAAAGCACAAAACCCTTATTGACGATGTCAATGGGGCAATTAGGTACATTATCACGGATTGCTACTGCCAATATTGGAGGCAGCTTAAGTTTTGGCATGATAGGTGAGGCTTCAGCACCGGGGCAAATAGATGTTCAGCAACTACAGCAATTTTTAAAAACACTACAGCCTAGCCCTTAA
- the pcaG gene encoding protocatechuate 3,4-dioxygenase subunit alpha, translating to MNHWNFQQLHETPSQTGGPYVHIGLLPQQANIQVFENNFNNQLVQEQTLGERIRLEGQVLDGIGVPLRDVLVEIWQADANGVYPSPADIQAKIADPHFSGWGRTGADFETGLWSFDTIKPGAVPGRNGSIQAPHIALIIFARGINIGLNTRVYFDDEHEANTQDPVLCGIEWAPRRQTLIAQRIERDGEIVYRFDIHIQGENETVFFDI from the coding sequence ATGAATCATTGGAATTTTCAGCAATTACATGAAACCCCATCTCAAACGGGTGGACCTTATGTACATATTGGTTTATTGCCTCAGCAAGCCAATATTCAGGTATTTGAAAATAATTTTAATAACCAACTGGTTCAGGAACAGACCTTAGGTGAGCGTATTCGTTTAGAAGGTCAGGTTTTAGATGGTATTGGTGTGCCACTACGTGATGTATTGGTTGAAATCTGGCAAGCAGATGCCAATGGCGTATATCCAAGTCCTGCCGATATTCAAGCCAAGATAGCAGATCCTCATTTTTCGGGTTGGGGACGTACTGGTGCAGACTTTGAAACTGGACTTTGGAGTTTTGATACCATTAAACCAGGGGCTGTGCCTGGGCGTAATGGATCAATACAAGCACCACATATTGCACTGATCATTTTTGCACGCGGTATTAATATCGGACTGAATACACGGGTATATTTTGACGATGAGCACGAAGCAAATACACAAGATCCTGTTTTGTGTGGTATTGAATGGGCGCCGCGTCGTCAAACCTTAATTGCTCAACGTATTGAACGTGATGGTGAAATTGTTTATCGCTTTGATATTCATATTCAAGGTGAAAATGAAACCGTTTTTTTTGATATTTAG
- the pcaH gene encoding protocatechuate 3,4-dioxygenase subunit beta, which produces MSQLILGAYAQRNTDDHPPAYTPGYKTSVLRSPKNALISIAETLTEVTGPQFSAKQFGARDNDLILNHAHEGLPVGERIIVHGYVRDQFGRPVKNALLEVWQANASGRYRHPNDQYIGAIDPNFGGCGRMMTDANGYFVFRTIKPGPYPWRNRINEWRPAHIHFSLLADGWAQRLISQFYFEGDTLIDSCPIIKTIPSEQQRRALIALEDKSNFIEADSRCYRFDITLRGRRATYFENNLI; this is translated from the coding sequence ATGTCGCAACTTATTTTGGGTGCTTATGCACAACGCAATACTGATGATCATCCGCCAGCATATACACCAGGTTATAAAACAAGTGTTTTACGCTCGCCAAAAAATGCCTTGATTTCGATTGCAGAAACGTTAACGGAAGTGACGGGTCCACAATTTAGTGCTAAACAATTTGGTGCTCGGGATAATGATTTAATTTTAAATCATGCCCATGAAGGTTTACCAGTGGGTGAGCGAATTATCGTGCATGGTTATGTACGTGATCAATTTGGCCGTCCTGTTAAAAATGCCTTGCTTGAAGTATGGCAAGCCAATGCTTCGGGACGTTATCGCCATCCGAATGATCAATATATTGGTGCGATTGATCCTAATTTTGGGGGTTGTGGTCGCATGATGACCGATGCCAATGGTTATTTTGTATTTCGAACCATTAAACCAGGCCCATATCCTTGGCGTAATCGTATTAATGAATGGCGTCCAGCTCATATCCATTTCTCGTTGCTTGCTGACGGTTGGGCACAACGCCTTATTTCTCAATTTTATTTTGAAGGCGACACCCTGATTGATTCATGTCCAATTATAAAAACAATTCCTTCGGAACAACAACGTCGTGCGCTGATTGCTTTAGAAGATAAGAGCAATTTTATCGAAGCAGACAGCCGTTGTTATCGTTTTGACATCACATTACGTGGTCGTCGTGCAACATATTTCGAAAATAATTTAATTTAA